The DNA region tAAAAAAACTCTTACATTAATGAACAGATCATGAACTAATTTTATCTCTTGGAGTCCTACCTGGTTGTTTTTGCAGAGGTCAGCCCACATACTGGTCCCATCTCCTCCTCGCATCAGCACATGGTAAACAAAGAAGTAAATTCCCGGTATTGAGCAGGTGAATTTCCCAGTAGCGGGGTCGTAATGGTTGCCAAGGTTTGTTACCACGTCGTCGAATTTCAGCACTTCATATCCCTCGTGCTGCTTCTTCAGTCCCGCGTAAAACGCGATCTTTGGGATTGTATTGTAGGTGGCAGCGCTGATGGCACCATTTGGCCCATTCATTCCAGGAGCCCCGGGTAAACCGGGAGGGCCCGGCGCCCCTCTTTCTCCAGGAGGACCAGCAGGTCCAGGGGGTCCGGGCTCGCCCACCGGACCCCTCGGACCCATCCTCCCCACGCGCCCCGGCTCTCCCTGAGGACCTTGGATGAACGTGGGAAGCGACTGAACCAGGCGGTTGTCTTTGATCGGACTGGTTGCCTTTGCCGTGGCTGTCGCCGCTGTCCCGTGGGAGTCGCATACCATCTGACAGGAGCCGAGCATCTCATAGCGGGCAGGAGTTCCGGCGGTGTTCACCACGACCGGGATCAGAACCACCAACACCAGCACCAGCGCGACTCCACAAACACCAGTTGCGATCATCTGCGCTCTGCGGATCCGCGGTGTTCTCCGGAGTGGATGGTCTTCCAGCCTGCTTGTTGGCGGTATTTTTGCAGTGGGAAGAATCTCACCTGCTCTCTTATTATACTGCAACGTTTGGCGATAAAATAGTCCCTTAAATGTGTATGCGTAAAAGTAAGCATCCACAACTTTTACGCGCTGCAGTATCCATCAAACTGTTTCATCTCCGTTTGCTAAatgcaagaaaaacaacaacgaAAGTCTTTCCAGTGGTGTCAACTTCCTCTTATAGGTCTTTTTGATATTCAGTACAAAGTCAGGCGCATAAGTTTCTGCCCACCTCGATGCCACGAGAGAGAATGGGCGAGAAATTAACCCGCGTCTGTGTttagaggagggaggggagggctGGAGGTGATGGATGGGACAGAATCCACGCGTTTCTTCAATcaaaagagagaaagtgaaaaacatccaaactgtGATGCAACATCGACACTCTGAGACGTGACTACTTTGGTTTATGCATTTGTTTGTGCAGTCTTGGAGCAACTTTGTCCATTTTCAGCAGCTTTTTAACGCACTATGCAATACTTTCCTATCGATTTCTGTGACGTTACATCCCACAACACGTTATCAGAACGTAACCAAACAGCTCTAAAGGTCTTGAGCATAATTAGgcccattaaggacaaaaagcTATACTCCTTTGGCACCTGGTCACACCTCGGTGGCTCCCCGTGTCCAATATATCATTGGGAGAAAATCTATAGAGCCAGTGAGAGGAAAGGGGGAGTCACTGGGAGCTGGCAGTGAAGGATGACTTCACACAAATATACTGATGAAATGACTGCATGATAATGCATTTAGGGAGAAATATACGGTGGGATCACTTAATTAATTAACCAAGAGAAATCAGCAATCAAAGCTGGGGGTTAAAAGCCTCAATTATTGATATATATTTGATAAAACAGACCAAAGATGCTgtagtttttaaatcaaatttcccATGTTTCAGAACATATTTCAATACGATAGAAAAGTAAATGTTCAGGCTGGGTAAAAACTTCAGCACAGACTCTTTAGTGAGTGATGAAGGGCTAATTGTGAGTGAGGAGGGCAGATAATGATGATGTGCTCATGAATGTGGAGCCGACACTGCTCGATGGCTCTTCATTTTCAGCTGGACAGATGGATGAACAGGGAGGAAAAACACAGTTAGCCTTGTTTGTTTGGGAGGAGCGAGGCTTTGATTGCGGCCTGAATGGTAAGTCAAAGATTCAGCAGTTGAATGATGATTTGACCATATACCCCtgagaaatgttaaaaagttaaagtttaaaggctgTAAACTAACAAAAGAGGGGCTGTTTGAGGACACATTTGCAGaggaaagtatcaaaaaaggcaTCAGAATGCTCtctttaacatgtaaaaacagTTCTTAAAAGTCTTTATTGATCTCATCTGGCTTCAAATAGTCACAGAGAGGACTtcatatctttgtttttaattaaaaatttaGTTGAATTTTAGTTTCTCCTCCTCAGGAGGACACATCATGGCCTCCTTGATCCATCTTGCGTATGAGGGAAGACTGTTAAGATGTTCAAGGTAACATTGATATCACTTTGATGAAATTCAGGGCATTGATTACCTTAAAAAATGATCATGGTTCAATCTGAACTttgctttgtctgctctgaggctgctaaaatttgatttgcaaatattgactaaatccatgataaagcagttattaaacagtttatacaaaggtattttgaaaaggaaagcATGCAtgggccttttttagggttttatcagtaaaACAGTTCAAATCTATGGTTCCTTCTGAAGGTCTTCTCTCGGGTCCTGGGGGGCCTTGCTTTTCTTACATgtgggggggctccaaggaaaaatggttgggaaacccTGCattattatacattattattatcatacaTTCAaactatttaaaatattttttgttaggttttttttttttttttggttaatcttttaaacccccccccccccccccacacacacacacataaaatttaaataatcatAACTTTTAAGAAATGTAACCCTTTAAAATGCCAAGTTCTACCACCCTACCCCCTGTGTAATAGTAGATAAATGGGCTATCTTCAAAAAATTCATGCAAAGTcgatttttctttcttcctggCCATCAGAGCGTGGTATATGTCTCTGATTCTTgacaacattgattttttttgtgcgttattattttttgcagtgtaatgtaaaatatttgaGGGAAATGGCGCCATCTGGTGAAAAATAGTAAATATTACAACtttaacaaaaatacaacaaagaaaaaaattattttaaaaaaaatcatgtttttagcATGCTTTATGGTCTGATGGCTCcaggatgaaaaaaagaaatcagattATAATGGAAGAAAATGGCATCCATTTTCGCTTTCAGGGTAAATGTGCTACTATTTTGCACAATGTGCATCATAGGCACTGGGTACAAATTggaattacatttttcaaaatgccaCAAATATACATCAAATGGCCAAATATAATGCCACAGgccaaaaagtcttaaaatggcATTGGAATTAGGTtataaaatgtgccaaaatggcTCAAAGGGTACTTAgaggttaaaaatgttgaagttaGACTGCTCAGGCTGAACTGAAACAAGGAAATGTTGGTCTCCAGAAGACTCcctgtttttgtcctttatgCTTTCATTTCTGAGCACCATCATTGCCGTCTGTCAACCTCAACCTAACAAgaaggctggctacacactaaACAACAGTCCAAAGTTAACTCATTCTAAAAATATGGAAGACCTCAGACATATGGacagtttaaaccaatttttacctccaccaggGAGGTTATATGATTGGCTgggttttttagtttgttagttactttgtttgtttgttagcaacataactcaaaaagtcatggacggaatttcatgaaattttcaggaaatgtcagaaatggcataaggaagaactgattagattttgggagtgatccagatcactgtctggatccaggaattttttaaaggattcttcactattgggagatagggctaatggcagaggtctgcgctctctgagtgcttttctagttaacgCTGTAAtactctgaatgcacacactagaccCGTGTTTCTccactggtctagcctcagagCCTACTAGTCTCTCTAAAGAAAAATGTAACCCAAAATTCTAAAAACTTCGAACAACGTATGTTCAGTCAATTGACTGGACCAAAATATGAGAGGAAAACTGACTTGCACCTTCTTTGCCCATCATTACACagaaatttttgccaattttgcagAGATCTTGAGAACTTGCTTTTTTTCATGGCCAACAGTTTTTTTGCATTGCAATAAAAGGAGATAAAtcagttgaaatattgattaaaatgttaaataagataagactttattgatccccagagggGAACCTTTGGGAAATCtaaatttcacagtaaaacagggtaaaatttAAGATATTGATGCAAGTCCACTAAGGACTTCAGTACTTCATGGACATTTTGCAACCATTTTTCACAGATCACATTTGAGAcctactgaaaactgctctgcgacccacttttgtgTCTTGACCCactggttgagaaccactgctctagaccaCTCAGACAGACTGCTAGACCACGACCCAGTCGTGATCCCACAGACactcttcctgcttttctttaCCCCTGCCCCTCCTTTTAGCCCTTTCCAACCCCAGAGCAGCTTCAGCAGAGAGCTGTTCAACAGGAGCTTGgtctgctcaacagtcctgccTGTTAAAGGGAAGGTTTATGTCGCCACTGTAACAGGGCtgaatactgctagtgctgtgctcatggtgatgAACACTGGTCTTTAACATAATAGGGtatggtctttattataatattaatgattaattcTGGTCTATTATAGGCCACAACAAAGATTGTGGTCTGCACCTGCccttgatttaaatgtttttgaagtcCAATTTTGGCGGTCCAAGACTTTGTGTATTTGCTGGAGTAGTTTGAAACAGGCTTTGAtgttgcttgattttatacaatCATAAAGTCTATGATTTTGGTTTAGTgaaaattttaattaaattcTATACATCGTGTGTTGTGTTGAAAGGGTTGCTGCACACCTGAATGTGTGATGGGTGCGTTGGAGGAGGATAAAgctttcagctttaaaaaaaaaaaaaagacatgcgCCCCGGCCCTAGATTTGGGCACGTCCTGTATTCCTCTGGTTTTATTACCTGAAAAGAGATGCTTCCaaatattttgttcattatgaCTGCTTTAAGCTAATTGGCAAGGGGCCTCATATTTGTCTTTGCCTTGGGCCTCGACATTATTAATCCACGTCACAACTGCACTTTATGTTCTGCCTTTAAGTGTAAATCAGCCTGATTGTGATAAGCATCCAATTCACAAACACTGGCGCTAACATCCATGTACAGTTAGAGTGAAGCATAGGTTGTGAAACTAATTAATTCAACCTGACAGAGTGGCTAGTGGGAGTTTTACCACTGCTGGCATCCACCCACATCTGGCGGGTTGATCAGGGTTAATGTCAAGCCTTTTATATCAGGGTCCATTGATAATGTTCTAAATCAGCATCAATGCAAAACTGTCCATGTGTACACCATGTCCTAACTGCATGTGAGTTTCAGACATCACATTGTGTTGCAAGCACGTGCAGCATTGCAAGCTCTATTGATGAGCCTGTAACTATGTTGGCACAAGTCAAGGTATCACTCTTTGAACACTGGATATTGTTAAAGAACCACAGACAATCAAGGAAATATTCCTGTCAAACACTCCTCATGCCTtatcatctccctctttccttgttctttGACTGTCTCAACGTGAATGACAAAGGAAAATTGGAATGGGGCAATGGGgaaaattaatgaaataaccacattgtaaacattacagactaggTGACATttcatatataaaaaagaaaaaaggtcagatgATTGTGTGCAGGTGGCCTTATGGTTTAAGGCACGTCCCATAGACATCAACCTAACCccagcttagctttagctttgttacctacatagctctgttatctatggctaagtaagctttagcaacatgaacaTTAGCAAACATTGCTAAAGTTATAGTAGCTACACAGATAAGAAACCTATGTAtcctacatagctgctttgtgagcttagttttagctactTTAGCCACATTAGTTACTGCTATGGAACTCCATTACTATAGCTgttgcaatgtgagctttagcagacatagctaaagctaacttagctacacagataacataGA from Cheilinus undulatus linkage group 13, ASM1832078v1, whole genome shotgun sequence includes:
- the LOC121520578 gene encoding complement C1q-like protein 3, yielding MIATGVCGVALVLVLVVLIPVVVNTAGTPARYEMLGSCQMVCDSHGTAATATAKATSPIKDNRLVQSLPTFIQGPQGEPGRVGRMGPRGPVGEPGPPGPAGPPGERGAPGPPGLPGAPGMNGPNGAISAATYNTIPKIAFYAGLKKQHEGYEVLKFDDVVTNLGNHYDPATGKFTCSIPGIYFFVYHVLMRGGDGTSMWADLCKNNQVRASAIAQDADQNYDYASNSVVLHLEPGDEIYIKLDGGKAHGGNNNKYSTFSGFMLYAD